The nucleotide sequence ctacgtagaggatcatgtcatctgcatatcctgcaactttactatattcgttgattagctctagtgattttctggtagagtctttagggttttctacgtagaggatcatgtcatctgcatatcctgcaactttactatattcattgattagctctagtaattttctggtagagtctttagggttttctatgtagaggatcatgtcatctgcatggACAGCTCTTATATAGATCATCCAAATCATTCCCAAAATATCTTTCTGAATGTTAAAGATATAGTTtgaagtgggattttttttttcattctaaaaaaAACCAGATATTTAAGATTTATGCTTTGAAAATAGACAATTTAGTGGTTTTTAGTATGTTCACAAGCCTGTGTCACATCATCACTTACGAATTCCAGAACATCTCACCAGTCCAGAAGGAAACCGCTTACCCATTATTATCTGTCGCTTCTCATTCTTCCCATTCCTTCAGATCCTGGCAACCACGAATTTATTTACTATCTCTGGAGACTTGCCTTATAGTGGAAgtttcatatacatggaatcttatGATgcatggtcttttgtgtctggcttctttcactaagcataatgttcatccatgttgtatcatgtgtcaatatttcattcctttttatggctgaataatgttccattatatggatatatattttatttacccattcttAAGTTGGTGggtatttggattgtttccaccttttgaaaGTTCAACATGTTAGCGCTCAGTTgttctgactcttagcaaccccatggactgtaacccgccaggcttctctgtccgtggaattctccaggcaagaatactggagcaggttgtcactcccttttccaggggatctttccaacccagagttgagccagggtctcctgcattgcaggcgaattctttaccaatatagtgtaaacataacttttacatgcaGTAGGAAACCAAAAagttcatgtgacttgctttattgtgatatttgctttattgcagtggtctggaactgaatccGCAATATCTCCAGGATATGCCTTATATTATATTTCTACCTTGAACAAAGTTAGACTTAGGAAGAAAGGGagactatttaaaaaatggatacaCTTGAACTAAGAAGAgctaccataaaaaaaaaaaagatgaaaaaaatcagacCTGAAAAATTAAGGTAGCCTGAGAGTGGTGATCAATATTTCCATCTCTAGccacatttttaaagtgtattcattaattcattacGTCTTAATTGAGCACTTACTACCATGTTTCAGCACTTGCTCTTTTATATACGACTTACTTTGGGGGCTGTCTACAGTATCCCctcagttttcctttcctttggtattgctttcagttcaatcactcagtcatgtccaactctttgccattccACAGGCTGCAGAATGCtgggcttccctatccatcaccaactcctggagctttctcaaactcatgtccatggagttggtgatgccttccaaccatctcatcctctgtcgtccccttctcttcctgccttcagtctttcccagcatcagggtctttcctaatgagtcaattcttcgaatcaggtagccaaagtattggagtttcagcttcaacatcagtccttccaatgaattttcaggactgatttcttctaggattgactggtgtgatctccttgcggtccaagggacttgcaagaatcttctccaacaccacagctcaaaagcatcaattctttgatgctcagtattctttatagtccaactctcacatccatacatgactactggaaaaaccatagctttgactagacggagctttgttggcaaagtaatgtctctgctttttatttttatttatttatttttttatgtctctgctttttaatctgctgtctaggttgatcatacctttttttctaaggagtaagcgtcttttaatttcatgactgcagtccccatctgcagtgattttggagcccaagaaaataaagtctgcctgtgtttccattgttttcccatctatttgccatgaagtgatgggaccagatgccatgatcttagttttttgaatgttgagttttaagccagctttttcactctcctctttcactttcatcagaaggctctttagttcctctttgctttctgccctgacggtggtgtcatctgcatgtctgaggttattgatattctctaGAGAAGTCATCTctgagtaggcaatggcaacccactccagtgctcatgcctggaaaatcccatgaacagaggagcctggtacagtccatagggttgtgaagagtcagacacagctgagcgaattcactttcacttttcactttcatgcattgaagaaggaaatggcaacccactccagtgttcttgcctggagaatcccggggatgggagcctggtgggctgccgtctatggggtcgcacagagtcggacacaactgaagcgacttagcagcagtagcagcagcagagaagtcATCTGTTTAGGCTTCCATACTCTGAGTATCTATAAATAATGCAAGtctttcagttaaaaattatctaaggggcttctctggtggcacagatAGAATCCTCCAGCtagtgctggagacacaggttcgatccctggtcctggaagatcctacatggggtagagcagctaagcccatgtgccacaattactgaagcccgctTACCTAGAGCcgatgctccgcaacaagaagcCCCCGcttgctgaaactagagaaagcccatgtgtaaTGATaacccagcacaatcaaaaattaaaaaaaaaaaagctgtctgaGCATCTCTGTCCCTAGTCTTTTCCATTGTGATTAGTACACTCATCATTTACTTTTTCTTAGGAACTAGGCAGAGGCACAATAAATTCCATGTTTTAAGAGAATCATAACATATGACTTGTATTTAGCTTTAGATATCATTCCCCcctacacccccacccccggcaccCCGTATTTCCATTGGGAGGTATTGGAATATTTTTATTGGTAGAGATGTTTAGGATAGATAAGTGATTTCCTAGTCATTTAATATCTTTAAAGGGGCCTGGGTTTTGtcagatgtatatatatgttgatGTAGAGGCTAGACCCATGACTTTTCACATCTATCCTAATTCTACTATTTTAAATTACATGAGTGAAAGGCAGGGAAGGGCATATTGTAACCAGATTTGCATAAATTAGACActtaacatgtttttaaaatctgatatctgtttcttttagcattttaaaatcaatttttgaggtataattgttTCCAAACAAACTTGACTTACTGAATTAAAGTGCTAAATTGAAGTACTTGTTCTGACACTTGTGTTAATCATGAAGTAACTGGACTAGCATCATGACATTTAAATCACATAAGTAACACCAAAAAGACACTTTAGAAGGGAGCAAAGTAGTATAAGTGAAGTACAGAGGACCGTGCAAAGGTAGTGAAAGTTTTCTATGTGTATGACTGGATGgagttttcagtttttctctccttttttccacTTTCAGATCCAGTTATGGGACACAGCAGGACAAGAACGATTCAGAAAAAGCATGGTCCAGCACTACTATAGAAACGTGCATGCTGTTGTCTTCGTGTATGATATGACCAACATGGCAAGTTTTCACAGCCTGCCGTCTTGGATAGAAGAATGCAAACAGCATTTGCTAGCCACCGATATACCACGGATTCTTGTTGGAAATAAATGTGACTTGAGAAGTGCCATTCAGGTACCCACAGACTTGGCACAAAAATTTGCTGACACACACAGTATGCCTTTGTTTGAAACTTCTGCTAAAAACCCCAATGATAATGACCACGTGGAAGCTATATTTATGACCTTGGCTCATAAGCTTAAGAGCCACAAACCATTAATGCTTAGTCAACCCCCTGATAACGGAATTACCCTGAAGCCTGAACCAAAACCTGCAATGACATGCTGGTGCTAAATCACAGTCTTTATTACAGTATCTAATATTGACTAAAGAAATACTTCTGAAGTATGACAGTGATAAGTCATAGAATTTAATCTCAGATACAGTGGATCATCCTGACACGTTACTGTTTATCATTGTCatgcttatttttgtattttgtgtcTACTTAATCAAGTTTGTCACTGTGACACCACAAGGAAAAAGTTTTCAGGTGAGGTTGAAATGAAGCAATATTAGGATGAATCAACATCTTTGCATTGAGAGCGCAAGGAGGAGGCTTCATATGAGAGCATAATGGGATTTTAAGAGTCAGTGATTGTTTAATCCTGTGTTCCTggaattgaaaaaatatattaaggGTTTAGGGCACTTACTGGTATGTCCTTTGAATAGGAAGTATTCTCAGTAGGATAAAACTGGTATTTGCCTCTCCCTAGAgttctttctttgtattgttaGTATATTAATTGCATTATTATTGGTACATTTTAAGAGCTAAGACTTCAGATCTGGTGGAAGAAGACCTAGAATGTTTTCTGGTTCTCAGCCCAGAAAGAATGACTTTCCCAACAGTTCTAGATGTTTGATCTTTGTAGACAGTGTCAATCAGGTCTGTAAAAGtatcattgtcatttttaaacAGAGTAATTCTATAAAATATGCAGAAGTAAATCAGATTTTAATGCAAATGAAATGACATAATAAGGTGCTTTATACTTTACTTTGATATATTTAAATAGTAAAAAACTAATTGAAAGATTTGAGAAGTTATAGTTTAGGGGAAATAAGTAAACATGGTTCCTGACTGCCACAAGAGACCTTCCAGCTCTGGGCTTTAATCATTTCAGACTGTGTTCTGACATAGGATCTCATGCTCCCTCCATCCCCAGTCAACTTAATGCCTAAACGCATTCATCATCTCTTCCATTTGAATTGTAACTCTGAGGGCATACCTATAATTGCTGTGagtctgcatttatttctgtaataGAATTGTGTCATAGTATACTGCtgtttaaatctttaaatctTATGGTCACAACAAACTACTCCTCctcagtttgaaaaataaattaggtTTTACAGAATATCTAGTCAATTCCTCAGTGATGGAAAGAATATTTCAGAAAGTATTTTACCCTAAAtacttttgtttttgaatgtAAGACTTTGCACATAGGAAATAATAAGCTTGCATATGATGCTATTACATGAATGGAATGTAAGCCATGAACTCTAACTGAAGTGTGCACATTCACTAATTCTGAAAGATTGCTGAATTTACCATTCTAGAGGACATTAAGCCGAAAGGtgattatacataaaatattttcagaatgtgGGAAACCAATGAAATATGTGATCTAATCTAGTTTAGAATTTTTTACTTAATCATGGTGGTCCTGGTTGAGTAATTTAGTTATAAAAACAAGATAATTCTATTAAATAAACTtactgaaaataataattaagggaaataattattctattttaaaCACTAGaccttaaggaaaaagaaattgtctttgtttttaatgagatTAATCCATTTTTCTTATCATGCTAGAATTAAAAGTGGTTTGACTTTATCTAAATTGATATTAATTTATAACTATTTTTATAGCAAAACAATGACAGCTGTTATCATTGTTGTGGGtgttaacagttttttaaagaagggaATCTGCTTATTGCTTatcaaaacattttctaaagtGGGGGAAGAAAGTTTACAGACTTTCCAAGCACATTTATGTTTTTTCAatgctattattaatatttttttaagtaatttaactttatttctttttgtaaggAGTGAGTAGTAAGTATCCTTTAAAGTTCTCTGAAAGGActtattttttccactttaatatttattaatttaaaaatatttgtatcccatttgtggtgatttgttttaattttttctatacatgttttcatttttaaaaggaacataCTTATCAGTTGAATGGGGATGAAGCTTTtagatattttccaaaatatttctaaaacactTCACCAACTATTGACAAATCACTTCCAAAATGGTGGCTATTATTAACTTTTAAAGCACAAGTCACAAGTTTTATAACTCCCATGTGAGTTTGTTTTAACGGTGTCCTTTAGTTGAAAACTTCAGATATGTTTTGGAAAAGTCATAGTTTGGGAGAACACCAAAGGACGCTAATCCAGGCTGTAATAAAGTTAGTTCGTAATGACAGTATGTTGCTAATACATTTCTTCTTGAAATCTAAACGAGAGTTAAATAATTTTGTTGTGGAGTAGTGTCACTGTAATTTTGCCCTCATGAAGTTCAATAAACCAGCTTTGACATAAGGAAATTGtagcttattttctttctttggttgagtagaaaataaaaccaaaaaaaaaagtcttttttccccttggctTCTAGGTAATGTATaatatattaaacaaaaacaCTCACTTGAAAATTTATTTGGGAATACATTCGAGGTTAAAGAAATTTTCAGGTAAAAACCCTAAGTTTTAAAATGAGCTGATAGAGTAGCTTTTTTTTGTGAGGCTAAGTAGTCTACCTTGTTTAAGAACAAACACTTCAGTGCAATTGGCAGATACCACAAGAGTGATTGACATTTCCAGATTTAGAGGTCAAAGGATttagaagaatgaataagtatAAAATGTGtgagaaagaagatgtggcaagtgTAAAATTAGTCTCTGTATTCAGATAACTGATTTAGGAGATTGTGGACCAGGGCGTGGGGCCTCTGAAGTTCATACTGCTTTCCCTGGTCAGTTTATCTCGTTTATGTTCCTCTTCTGTTCAAACACAAAATTACATTATTCATGAAAGACtgcttttttaattgaataataaGACAATAGGTTGGTCTTTTGGGGGCAAACTTACTAGAGCCTGTGTAGCTGCATGTTCAGCCACTCGGTCGTGTcatactctttgcgaccccctggaatgtagcccgccaggcacctctgtccatgggattttccaggcaagaatactggagtgggttgccatttcctctttcaggggatcagtcttcccgacccagggatcaaatgtgagTCTCCTGCCTTTCCTGCATTTCCAAGCAGATTTGTTACCActgcgcctcctgggaagcctgtgtggcaAACGCTGATTCACTTCGTTTGCTGAAATAACCTGATTTATCAAACATTTGTCAAGTACCTGCTATGCACTTTCCAGTCGTGTTAGGCGGTGAGCTGCATAGATGAACAAGATTGTCCTTGAAGAACttagaaaataatacataaaccAGTAGGAATTCTACAATGTCACGTGGTAGATGTAAttaaagaggcagacacaaaggACGATGAGCGCAGAAATGGCATGACCTCGTGGCTCTGATGCAGAGGAGTGAGTGTGTGGTGAAATGAAGGGGTAGTCAGAACACTGGGAAATGAAACCAGCAAGGCAGGGCGTGGTTGAACCTCCAAGTTGCCATGTGTAGTGGAATTCGGACTGACTTGGGTGCAGTTATCAGAAGCTCAGTTCACATCAGCCTACAAGGGGGCATTTATTGCCAGAGTCTGACTTGTCTGACTTTGGGTCCAGCTGCATCCTTGTCCTGGAGTCTAAAGAAGAGCTGGGATGGAGCAGTTTCCCACCTGTGGGTTCAACTCGCTGCATaccttcattctctctctccacacCTTCATTCTGTCTCTCCTTTTTTACTGGGTTTCTCCACTTTTCTGGTTCACTTGGCAGTAAGCATGGCCACTGACTGCCTCTGAGCTTTTGCATGCTGCAGAAATCCAAAGAGAAACTGACTGTCAGTCCCAAGTCAAAATGTCTAGGATGACTTGGCTAGATTCAGGTGCCCAGTGTAAGACCAATAGCTAAGGAAAGATCAATTAGTAAATTTCCATGTTTGGGGAAGAAGGAATTTTGGGGAACAGAAGGGAAAAAGCCACACAAAATCATTTGAGCTTTACTGTTTAGACAAtgggttgttcagttgctaagtcgtgtctgattctgtgaccccgtggactacagcacgccaggcttccctgtccttcactatctcccagagtttgctcaaactcatgtccattgagttggtaatgctatgggtagaaaaagcatttgaataTGAAATGCTTAAGAAAGCGTGAAAGCATTTCAGCAAGGAAGTAAGTAAAAGAATCAGATTTATGCCTAAAATTCCATTGGCAAGGGGAAGGTTGCGAATGGAGACATGGGGGCCAGCTTACTGTAATAGGTGAGAAGAAAGAACTTTCAAATGGGATGTTGACAGAACAATATGCCATACAGCACTGATCTTCCTctgcctggcttacttcacttagcacgaGGCCCTCCAAATGTTGTCTCAAATGTCCGGATTTCCATCTTTTAAGACAATAATATTCCTGTGTGGGGGTGTAtgtatcatattttctttatctattcacttGTCAGTgggcacttagattgtttccataccTTCACTGTTGTGAATTAAGGATCCAATGAGTATGGTAGTACAGATCTTTTTGAGATAGTGACTTTTTTGCtttgtatacccagaagtgggattgttgcaTCATATGGTAGGTCCGTGTTTAATTTCTTGAGGTATCTCCATACTGTTGTCCATGgtagctgtaccagtttacattcccagctGCAGTCCAcaaaggttctcttttctccacatccttctttttgatgatagtcatccTAAGAGCTGTGAGGTGttatctcatggtggttttggtttgcatttccctgatgattagtgatattgagcaccttctCAGGTACCTGTCAGCCTctggtatgtcttctttggaagaatgtTCAGGCTCTTCTACTTTTACACTATTTACTTACTT is from Muntiacus reevesi chromosome 13, mMunRee1.1, whole genome shotgun sequence and encodes:
- the RAB33B gene encoding ras-related protein Rab-33B; this encodes MASDIESSLEASFSSSGAVSGGSGFLPPARSRIFKIIVIGDSNVGKTCLTYRFCAGRFPDRTEATIGVDFRERAVEIDGERIKIQLWDTAGQERFRKSMVQHYYRNVHAVVFVYDMTNMASFHSLPSWIEECKQHLLATDIPRILVGNKCDLRSAIQVPTDLAQKFADTHSMPLFETSAKNPNDNDHVEAIFMTLAHKLKSHKPLMLSQPPDNGITLKPEPKPAMTCWC